One Kribbella sp. NBC_00662 genomic region harbors:
- a CDS encoding AAA family ATPase, whose amino-acid sequence MTDDELVGRAGLVERATKQLETSGSVLLYGPTGIGKSALGRALVADRGRKGCRILSAAPSNSEAGLPYVTLLDLLSNQLEFAWGVLPDHLRQPLEVALLKASAPDTVRDELAVRLAVLHVLRRLAATGPVLLVVDDIQWVDPSSLEVLTFCARRLSEGVHLLATEQVADGDLPMMVDACPEPVLQLEVPPLTEPDVLALLRQRLSNPLPVRTARRIFTASAGNPFMALELGRAVLRHPKSVSPNDPLPVSSRLKTLLGDRLSTLEPAAHELLLHAASSPRPTTTQLARSLDRPIEADLAEAESLGLIDITAERLRFTHPLLREFVYAEATSAARRQAHAQLAAVVDEPVENATHRALATQEADPELAAAIEEAATVAAGRGAPGAAATLWRLSAERTPITRPDDRARRLTRASDDAAAAGHLAESADMAQFAVQAATKPETKVPALLLCADAVWPERDRRVELLAEAFAAAQGDKRLEARVRIERSHSHYFDRSLDDAQEDARVAEALAREAGDTEAVVDALSAASSVLMARDAEESADAVLEQAAELAKGLPLTKTVVNARQMAAMRELFRGRTDEAIARITALVDDVRDHGAMRWLASALISATAIYERSGRGADALAAGHECYQLMQDIGDEAEVGMVIASRAEWVGGSAAMGRQLAEAALEGVRLVGNDEWTGPALASIGLMAVLTGDPQRAVESFDAIAESGEAAMPYDPAVIPWHADYAEALVAAGRLDDAAALIAEIRTRAENLDREVIMIGLARSEALLIAKQGDPAAALDLLEKTISTAGDRVYPLDLARCELTRGRVARQARRRSVARTAFLDAIEQFEAYGAPAWREVAETELARLDVPSRSRQPSELTDNEQQIVSMVRDGSTNREIAAALYLSVKAVESQLTRLYRRFGVANRTQLLRMVDRPGHNG is encoded by the coding sequence ATGACTGACGACGAGCTGGTCGGACGTGCCGGACTGGTCGAGCGAGCTACCAAGCAGCTCGAGACCAGCGGCAGCGTGCTGCTGTACGGCCCGACCGGTATCGGCAAATCGGCCCTCGGCCGGGCCCTGGTCGCGGATCGCGGCCGGAAGGGCTGCCGGATCCTCAGCGCGGCGCCGTCCAACTCCGAGGCCGGCCTGCCGTACGTCACGCTCCTGGATCTGCTCTCGAACCAGCTCGAGTTCGCCTGGGGCGTGCTGCCGGACCACCTCCGCCAGCCGCTCGAGGTCGCGCTGCTGAAGGCGAGCGCCCCGGACACGGTGCGGGACGAGCTCGCCGTACGCCTCGCCGTACTGCATGTGCTTCGTCGCCTGGCCGCGACCGGGCCGGTGCTCCTGGTCGTCGACGACATCCAGTGGGTGGATCCGTCGAGCCTGGAAGTACTGACGTTCTGCGCGCGCCGCCTGTCCGAGGGCGTGCATCTGCTCGCGACCGAGCAGGTGGCCGACGGCGATCTGCCGATGATGGTCGACGCGTGCCCGGAGCCCGTGCTGCAGCTCGAGGTCCCGCCGTTGACCGAGCCGGATGTCCTCGCCCTGCTCCGCCAGCGCCTGTCGAACCCGCTCCCGGTCCGCACCGCCCGCCGCATCTTCACCGCGAGCGCCGGCAACCCGTTCATGGCCCTCGAGCTCGGTCGCGCCGTACTGCGGCACCCGAAGAGCGTCTCGCCCAACGACCCGCTCCCGGTGTCGAGCCGGCTCAAGACCCTGCTCGGCGACCGCCTCTCCACGCTCGAGCCGGCCGCGCACGAGCTGCTCCTGCACGCCGCGTCGTCGCCGCGCCCGACCACGACCCAGCTCGCCCGGTCCCTCGACCGCCCGATCGAGGCCGACCTGGCCGAGGCCGAGTCCCTCGGCCTGATCGACATCACCGCCGAGCGCCTCCGCTTCACCCACCCGTTGCTCCGCGAGTTCGTGTACGCCGAGGCGACGTCCGCCGCTCGTCGGCAGGCCCACGCCCAGCTCGCCGCCGTCGTCGACGAACCGGTCGAGAACGCCACCCACCGCGCCCTGGCCACCCAGGAGGCTGACCCGGAGCTGGCCGCCGCGATCGAAGAGGCAGCCACGGTCGCCGCCGGCCGTGGCGCGCCGGGTGCCGCCGCAACCCTGTGGCGGCTGAGCGCGGAGCGTACGCCGATCACGCGGCCGGACGACCGCGCCCGCCGACTGACCCGGGCTTCCGACGACGCCGCGGCTGCCGGTCATCTGGCGGAGTCGGCCGACATGGCGCAGTTCGCCGTACAGGCCGCGACGAAGCCGGAGACCAAGGTGCCTGCGCTGCTGCTGTGTGCGGATGCGGTCTGGCCGGAGCGCGACCGCCGGGTCGAGCTGCTCGCGGAGGCGTTCGCCGCGGCACAGGGCGACAAGCGGCTCGAGGCGCGGGTGCGGATCGAGCGCAGCCACAGCCACTACTTCGATCGCAGCCTGGACGACGCGCAGGAGGATGCCCGCGTCGCCGAGGCGCTGGCACGCGAGGCGGGCGACACCGAGGCGGTCGTCGACGCGCTGAGCGCCGCGAGCTCGGTGCTGATGGCGCGTGACGCCGAGGAGTCCGCCGACGCCGTGCTCGAGCAGGCAGCCGAGCTAGCGAAGGGACTGCCGCTCACCAAGACCGTGGTGAACGCGCGGCAGATGGCCGCGATGCGGGAGCTGTTCCGCGGGCGGACGGACGAGGCGATCGCCCGGATCACGGCGTTGGTCGACGACGTCCGCGACCATGGCGCGATGCGCTGGCTCGCGTCGGCGCTGATCTCGGCGACCGCGATCTACGAGCGCAGCGGGCGTGGCGCCGACGCGCTGGCCGCCGGCCACGAGTGCTACCAGCTGATGCAGGACATCGGTGACGAGGCCGAGGTCGGCATGGTCATCGCCAGCCGGGCCGAGTGGGTCGGCGGTTCGGCGGCCATGGGCCGGCAGCTCGCCGAGGCCGCGCTGGAAGGCGTCCGCCTGGTCGGGAACGACGAATGGACCGGCCCGGCGCTCGCGAGCATCGGGCTGATGGCCGTGCTGACCGGCGACCCGCAGCGGGCGGTCGAGTCGTTCGACGCGATCGCGGAGTCGGGCGAGGCCGCGATGCCGTACGACCCGGCCGTGATCCCGTGGCACGCGGACTACGCCGAGGCGCTGGTCGCGGCCGGCCGGCTGGACGACGCGGCCGCGCTGATCGCCGAGATCCGGACCCGCGCCGAGAACCTGGACCGCGAAGTGATCATGATCGGCCTGGCCCGCTCCGAGGCGCTGCTGATCGCCAAGCAGGGCGACCCGGCCGCGGCCCTCGACCTGCTCGAGAAGACGATCAGCACGGCGGGGGACCGGGTCTACCCGCTCGACCTGGCCCGCTGCGAGCTCACCCGCGGCCGCGTCGCGCGGCAGGCCCGTCGCCGCTCGGTCGCGCGGACCGCGTTCCTGGACGCCATCGAGCAGTTCGAGGCGTACGGCGCTCCCGCCTGGCGCGAGGTGGCCGAGACCGAGCTCGCGCGCCTCGACGTACCGAGCCGGAGCAGGCAGCCGTCGGAGCTGACCGACAACGAGCAGCAGATCGTCTCGATGGTCCGCGACGGCTCCACCAACCGCGAGATCGCCGCGGCGCTGTACCTGTCGGTGAAGGCGGTCGAGTCGCAGCTGACCCGCCTGTACCGGCGCTTCGGCGTCGCCAACCGGACCCAGCTGCTCAGGATGGTGGACCGGCCTGGTCACAATGGCTAG
- a CDS encoding SCO4848 family membrane protein yields the protein MKLERKHALVLLAIAAWNVITYLRFIKALMDTEGRPTGYYVAHTILVIVNLLIAALLGTWGVRAYKAAKASQSSPV from the coding sequence GTGAAGCTCGAACGGAAACACGCCCTCGTCCTGCTCGCCATCGCGGCCTGGAACGTCATCACCTACCTGCGGTTCATCAAGGCGCTGATGGACACCGAGGGCCGCCCGACCGGGTACTACGTGGCCCACACGATCCTGGTGATCGTGAACCTGCTGATCGCAGCCCTGCTCGGCACCTGGGGTGTGCGCGCGTACAAGGCGGCTAAGGCTTCACAAAGCTCGCCGGTGTGA
- a CDS encoding AraC family transcriptional regulator: protein MSSGAVVRAWRPGLPGVVEVLHAHFPSHAYPTHTHDAWTVLIVDEGAVRYDLDHREHGLAQAQVSLLPPHVPHDGRSVLPQGFRKRVLYLAPDRLGDGLIGAAVDQPEYVDPLLRHRIHQLHGVLKNGQEDLEAQSRLTLIEERLGQHLRRQVVDPPDRRDTGVAVELRELLDANVTNGLTLEDAAKVVHAHPAHLVRAFSREYGMPPHRYLTGRRVDLARRYLLDGHPAAEVATLAGFYDQSHLNRHFRKLLGVTPASFVKP from the coding sequence ATGAGCAGCGGCGCCGTGGTCCGGGCGTGGCGGCCCGGGCTGCCCGGGGTCGTCGAGGTGCTGCACGCCCATTTCCCGTCGCATGCGTATCCGACGCACACGCACGATGCGTGGACGGTACTGATCGTCGACGAGGGCGCGGTCCGGTACGACCTGGATCACCGCGAGCACGGCCTCGCCCAGGCACAGGTCTCACTGCTACCACCGCACGTGCCGCATGACGGGCGGTCGGTCCTGCCGCAGGGCTTCCGGAAGCGAGTGCTGTATCTGGCGCCCGATCGGCTGGGCGACGGGTTGATCGGTGCGGCGGTCGACCAACCGGAGTACGTCGATCCTCTGCTCAGGCACCGGATCCATCAGTTGCACGGCGTCCTGAAGAACGGGCAGGAGGATCTGGAGGCCCAGAGCCGCCTGACGCTGATCGAGGAGCGCCTTGGTCAACATCTCCGCCGCCAGGTGGTCGACCCACCGGACCGGCGCGACACCGGCGTAGCTGTGGAACTCCGTGAGCTCCTCGACGCCAACGTCACGAACGGGCTCACGCTGGAGGATGCGGCGAAGGTGGTGCACGCTCATCCGGCGCATCTGGTGCGGGCGTTCAGCCGGGAGTACGGGATGCCGCCGCACCGGTATCTGACCGGTCGGCGGGTCGATCTGGCCCGGCGGTACCTGCTCGACGGGCACCCGGCTGCCGAGGTGGCGACGCTGGCCGGGTTCTACGACCAGTCACACCTGAACCGGCACTTCCGGAAACTGCTCGGTGTCACACCGGCGAGCTTTGTGAAGCCTTAG
- a CDS encoding M55 family metallopeptidase: protein MKVYVSADMEGITGLVDAEDVQPPGRDYERSRVMMTEDVNAAIRGAYAAGATTVLVNDAHGPMRNLLPDLLDPRARLIKGRPKPMGMIEGLSPEYDAVLCIGFHSRAGVLGVLSHSFMGHEIEDIWLDDRPTGEIGLLHAAAAAYGVPVALLTGDDTACDETKAWDPTVATVPVKFAKDRFAAQLVPVAEAREAIETAATRALANLTPPAADPGPHRLTVRWQSASVTLHLAAIPGVERVDDRTVTVEGDMLQLYRLFNLFLRVCTAVTSNQPYC from the coding sequence GTGAAGGTATACGTGAGCGCGGACATGGAAGGCATCACCGGACTGGTCGATGCGGAGGACGTCCAGCCGCCCGGCCGGGACTACGAGCGCAGCCGGGTGATGATGACCGAGGACGTGAATGCCGCCATCCGCGGTGCGTACGCCGCCGGTGCGACGACCGTCCTGGTCAACGACGCCCACGGCCCGATGCGGAACCTGCTCCCCGACCTGCTCGACCCGCGCGCCCGCCTGATCAAGGGCCGTCCGAAGCCGATGGGCATGATCGAGGGCCTGTCTCCGGAGTACGACGCGGTGCTCTGCATCGGCTTCCACTCGCGCGCCGGTGTCCTCGGCGTACTGAGCCACAGCTTCATGGGGCACGAGATCGAGGACATCTGGCTCGACGACCGCCCGACCGGCGAGATCGGGCTGCTCCACGCGGCGGCTGCGGCGTACGGCGTACCCGTCGCCCTCCTGACCGGTGACGACACCGCCTGCGACGAGACGAAGGCGTGGGATCCCACGGTCGCCACTGTCCCGGTCAAGTTCGCGAAGGACCGCTTCGCCGCTCAGTTGGTCCCGGTCGCCGAGGCCCGCGAGGCCATCGAGACCGCCGCGACCCGAGCCCTCGCCAACCTGACGCCGCCGGCTGCTGACCCCGGCCCCCACCGCCTGACCGTCCGCTGGCAGTCGGCCTCCGTTACCCTGCACCTCGCCGCGATCCCAGGCGTCGAGCGCGTCGATGACCGCACGGTGACGGTCGAGGGCGACATGCTCCAGCTCTACCGCCTCTTCAACCTGTTCCTGCGCGTCTGCACAGCCGTCACCTCGAACCAGCCGTACTGCTGA
- a CDS encoding alpha/beta fold hydrolase encodes MQTFEEHGTGRPVLLLHGGGGPQTVAPFGVRLAAELPARVIVPTHPGFAGTPRPDDLTTVGGLAELYADLLDQLDLDDVLVIGNSIGGWIATELALLGSPRVTELVIVDGVGLQIPGHPVADFFSLTFPELAELSYYNPDAFRIDPTQLPPAAQAQLAGNRAALAVYAATMEDPTLQARLAGITIPTTVIWGDSDRIGDPTYGRAYADAIPGAAFELLENTGHLPQLESPDLLLKVLSSTAGSR; translated from the coding sequence ATGCAGACCTTCGAAGAGCACGGCACCGGCCGACCCGTCCTCCTGCTTCACGGCGGCGGCGGTCCGCAGACCGTCGCGCCGTTCGGCGTACGGCTGGCCGCCGAGCTGCCCGCCCGGGTCATCGTCCCCACTCACCCCGGCTTCGCCGGAACCCCGAGACCCGACGACCTCACCACCGTCGGCGGCCTCGCCGAGCTGTACGCCGACCTGCTCGACCAGCTCGACCTCGACGACGTCCTGGTGATCGGCAACTCGATCGGCGGCTGGATCGCCACCGAACTGGCCCTCCTGGGCTCGCCGAGAGTCACCGAGCTGGTGATCGTCGACGGCGTCGGCCTGCAGATCCCCGGCCACCCGGTCGCCGACTTCTTCTCGCTGACCTTCCCCGAGCTGGCCGAGCTCAGCTACTACAACCCCGACGCCTTCCGCATCGACCCGACCCAGCTCCCACCGGCCGCCCAAGCTCAACTGGCCGGCAACCGCGCCGCCCTGGCCGTCTACGCCGCCACCATGGAAGACCCCACCCTCCAGGCGCGCCTCGCCGGGATCACCATCCCCACCACGGTCATCTGGGGCGACAGCGACCGCATCGGCGACCCCACCTACGGCCGCGCGTACGCCGATGCCATCCCCGGCGCGGCCTTCGAACTCCTCGAGAACACCGGCCACCTCCCCCAACTGGAGAGCCCGGATCTCCTGCTGAAGGTTCTCAGCAGTACGGCTGGTTCGAGGTGA
- a CDS encoding MarR family winged helix-turn-helix transcriptional regulator produces the protein MEPSVQDIGIAVKRLQWRHHTEASKRLAELGVSLPQWDVLRRLHEAPDASLHELAQRTFQTDQSMGSLASRMIARGLIERVEGRGRAVRHALTPEGERIRKAGAKILESVLTESLSPLTAAERSTLHRLLTKVGEA, from the coding sequence GTGGAGCCTTCCGTGCAGGACATCGGGATCGCGGTCAAGCGGCTGCAGTGGCGTCATCACACCGAGGCGAGCAAACGACTGGCCGAGCTCGGTGTCTCGCTGCCGCAGTGGGACGTGCTCCGCCGGTTGCACGAGGCACCGGATGCCTCGCTGCACGAGCTCGCCCAGCGCACGTTCCAGACCGATCAGTCGATGGGCTCGCTGGCCTCCCGGATGATCGCCCGCGGGCTGATCGAGCGCGTCGAGGGCCGAGGCCGCGCCGTACGACATGCCCTCACCCCGGAGGGCGAGCGGATCCGCAAGGCCGGCGCCAAGATCCTCGAATCCGTCCTCACCGAGTCGCTCAGCCCGTTGACCGCGGCGGAGCGGTCGACGTTGCACCGACTGCTGACCAAGGTCGGAGAGGCTTAA